A region from the Vicia villosa cultivar HV-30 ecotype Madison, WI linkage group LG3, Vvil1.0, whole genome shotgun sequence genome encodes:
- the LOC131662614 gene encoding putative disease resistance protein At3g14460 isoform X1: MEGIQFQRENLLFLSNSVKLLLENHLFTDFADNSRYDFSFLKKTLLDLQDVLLCHDLEKLIPIPAVNLSLDSLRYDVFHLATFFDKIDFSLRYGTFSIKLLKNLVCLNHANDVINYKTKRLIEISLGLSSGEQLAELSLSNSNLDADSSIYGRDADIQKLKHLLFSRDDDDGKIRVISIVGMGGIGKTALAKHLYNHPQVKAKFQVRVWADFSEHVDDFSNYGQIFKTIRESITSQTTRSDTTDINTIYPKFLIVLDGVWNPRFVNLTTLLMDNFNAGETGSRIIVTSRDERIAISMQTFLFVHYLRPLEIEDWLSLFSKYAFGPCHNRQKSHLEEISREIAKKCDGLPLAAVAHGPLLRILLFQDDWNYVLESNVRDVDYEVHASLELSYNFLSNPLKQCFQYCSIFPKKSILEKKTVVQLWIAADLLQSLSEDQEKVGEEYFDELVSRSLIHRRSIGDKERNFEMHNLIHDMATEVSSPYYINMDKHDLHDKVHSLSYNREAYDSYDKFYKLYELKLNGLFTFVALPLQEQLPLCLLSSKVLHDLLPRMKQLLVLSLSNYKSITKVPKSIGNLLYMQYLNLSHTNIESLPSEICKLYYLQFLLLAGCKRLTELPEDMGKLVNLRYLDVSNTALREMPVQIAKLKNLHTLSDFVVSKHNGGLNIGELGKLLHLHGKLSISQLQNVNDSFEVDQANIKMKEQIDELALEWDCDGTTLDSQIQSVVLEKLRPSTNLKSLTIKGYGGINFPNWLGDSLFSNMVHLRISNCNDCLGLPSLGKLGNLKELVIEGMQSVETIGIEFYGSGDSSFQPFPSLESLHFENMQEWKEWDLIGDTATTFPNLKTLSLRKCPKLIVGNITEKFPFLTELELKECPLLVQSMPLSDHVFRQLMFPLNLLQQLTIDGIPSSMSFPTNGLPKTLKFLIISNCENLEFLPREYLSNYTSLEELKISYSCNSMTSFTLGALPVLKSLFIEGCNNLKSISIAEDVSLKSLSFLRSIKIWDCNELESFTLGGLATPNLLYIAMWKCEKLHSLPEAMNSLAGLREMEIDNLPNLQSLVIDELPSSLQKLSVGYVGGIMWNTEPSWEHLTCLSVLRINGDDTVNMLMGPLLPTSLVKLCICGLNDTSIDEKWLQHLTSLQNLEIINAPKLKSLPKKGFPSSLSVLSVTRCPLLEASLRKKRGKEWRKIAHISSVVINDELIT, encoded by the coding sequence ATGGAGGGTATCCAATTTCAGAGAGAAAATCTGCTGTTCCTCTCAAATTCTGTGAAGCTGTTGTTAGAAAACCATCTTTTTACTGACTTCGCCGATAACTCCAGGTATGACTTTTCATTTTTGAAGAAAACACTGTTGGATCTTCAAGATGTTCTACTTTGTCATGATCTGGAGAAACTCATCCCTATTCCAGCTGTCAACCTATCGCTGGATTCGCTCAGATATGATGTCTTTCATCTTGCTACTTTCTTTGACAAAATCGATTTTTCATTGAGGTATGGTACCTTTAGTATTAAGCTGCTCAAAAATCTTGTTTGTTTAAATCATGCAAATGATGTGATTAATTATAAAACGAAAAGATTAATTGAAATATCACTGGGCTTGAGTTCAGGAGAACAACTAGCTGAATTAAGTCTTTCCAATTCTAATTTGGATGCTGATTCTTCTATTTATGGAAGAGACGCTGATATTCAGAAACTTAAACACCTTTTGTTCTctcgtgatgatgatgatggtaaaaTAAGAGTGATTTCCATTGTTGGTATGGGAGGGATTGGTAAAACAGCCCTTGCCAAACACCTTTACAATCATCCTCAAGTTAAGGCCAAATTTCAGGTAAGAGTATGGGCAGATTTCTCAGAGCATGTTGATGATTTCTCAAATTATGGGCAGATTTTTAAAACCATTCGTGAATCTATTACTTCACAAACAACCAGAAGTGATACAACTGACATCAATACCATTTACCCAAAATTTTTGATAGTACTTGATGGTGTGTGGAACCCAAGATTTGTCAATTTGACAACCTTACTGATGGATAACTTTAATGCTGGGGAAACAGGAAGTAGGATCATTGTAACATCAAGAGATGAAAGAATTGCAATATCCATGCAAACCTTTCTTTTTGTCCACTATTTGAGACCTTTGGAAATTGAAGATTGGTTGTCCTTATTTTCCAAATATGCATTTGGACCATGTCACAACCGACAAAAATCCCATCTAGAAGAAATCAGTAGGGAAATTGCTAAAAAGTGTGATGGATTACCATTAGCTGCAGTAGCACACGGGCCTCTTCTTCGCATCTTATTGTTCCAAGACGACTGGAATTATGTGCTGGAAAGTAATGTTCGGGATGTAGATTATGAGGTGCACGCTTCTCTCGAACTTAGCTACAATTTTCTTTCTAATCCTTTAAAACAATGTTTTCAATATTGTTCAATTTTTCCAAAGAAGTCCATCTTAGAAAAAAAGACGGTAGTTCAGTTGTGGATTGCAGCAGACTTACTTCAATCATTGTCCGAAGATCAGGAAAAAGTTGGAGAAGAATATTTTGATGAACTAGTATCAAGGTCATTGATACATCGGCGATCTATTGGTGACAAGGAAAGAAACTTTGAAATGCACAACTTAATCCATGATATGGCTACAGAGGTTTCATCTCCATACTATATCAATATGGACAAACATGACCTACATGATAAGGTGCATAGCTTATCATACAATAGAGAGGCATATGATTCTTatgataaattttataaattatatgaatTAAAGTTAAACGGCCTGTTTACTTTTGTAGCATTACCATTACAAGAACAATTGCCTCTTTGTTTGCTATCAAGTAAGGTACTACATGACTTGCTTCCAAGGATGAAACAGTTACTGGTGTTGTCTCTGTCAAACTACAAGAGTATCACCAAGGTTCCCAAGTCTATTGGAAATTTGTTATACATGCAATACTTAAATCTTTCTCACACAAATATTGAGAGTTTGCCTTCTGAAATATGCAAGCTTTACTATCTGCAGTTCTTGTTGCTGGCAGGCTGTAAAAGGCTCACTGAATTGCCGGAGGACATGGGCAAATTGGTTAACCTGCGCTACCTTGACGTTAGTAACACCGCATTGAGGGAGATGCCTGTACAAATAGCAAAACTAAAAAATCTCCACACTTTGTCTGACTTTGTTGTCAGCAAACATAATGGTGGATTGAATATTGGAGAGCTAGGAAAACTTCTCCACCTACATGGAAAACTTTCAATCTCGCAGCTACAAAATGTTAATGACTCCTTCGAAGTAGATCAAGCCAATATAAAGATGAAAGAACAAATAGATGAGTTAGCTTTGGAATGGGATTGTGATGGTACTACTTTAGATTCACAAATTCAAAGTGTTGTGCTTGAAAAGTTGCGACCCTCAACAAATTTGAAAAGTCTCACCATCAAAGGCTATGGTGGAATCAACTTCCCCAATTGGTTAGGTGATTCTTTATTTAGCAACATGGTGCATTTAAGGATCTCGAATTGTAATGATTGTTTAGGGCTTCCATCCCTTGGAAAATTGGGTAATCTGAAAGAACTCGTTATTGAAGGGATGCAATCAGTGGAGACAATTGGTATTGAGTTCTATGGAAGTGGTGATTCTTCATTTCAACCATTTCCCTCTTTGGAGAGTCTACACTTTGAGAATATGCAAGAGTGGAAGGAATGGGACTTGATTGGAGATACGGCTACAACGTTTCCTAATCTAAAAACTTTATCGCTAAGAAAGTGCCCGAAACTGATTGTTGGAAACATAACTGAAAAATTTCCTTTCTTAACTGAACTTGAGTTAAAAGAATGTCCTTTACTGGTACAATCAATGCCATTATCTGATCATGTATTCAGGCAACTGATGTtccctttgaatcttcttcaacagCTGACCATAGACGGCATTCCATCTTCAATGTCTTTTCCAACAAATGGTCTACCAAAAACCTTGAAATTTCTGATAATCAGTAACTGTGAAAATCTAGAGTTCCTTCCTCGTGAATACTTGTCCAATTACACATCGCTTGAAGAATTGAAAATATCTTATAGCTGCAATTCAATGACATCATTTACCTTGGGTGCTCTCCCTGTCCTCAAGAGTCTGTTTATTGAGGGTTGTAACAATCTGAAATCAATATCAATTGCAGAAGATGTGTCACTAAAGAGTCTCTCATTTCTTAGAAGCATCAAAATATGGGATTGTAATGAATTGGAGTCATTTACCCTAGGTGGATTGGCCACTCCAAATCTTCTCTATATTGCAATGTGGAAGTGTGAGAAGCTTCATTCACTACCAGAAGCAATGAACAGTCTAGCCGGCCTTCGAGAAATGGAAATTGATAATCTACCAAACCTTCAATCTTTAGTCATAGATGAGTTGCCTAGTAGTTTACAAAAACTGTCTGTTGGCTATGTTGGTGGGATTATGTGGAATACTGAGCCAAGTTGGGAACATCTCACTTGTCTTTCAGTGTTGCGAATTAACGGTGATGATACGGTGAACATGTTGATGGGGCCACTGCTACCTACATCGCTTGTGAAATTGTGCATTTGTGGTCTTAATGATACAAGCATTGATGAGAAGTGGCTTCAGCATCTCACTTCTCTCCAAAACCTTGAGATTATTAACGCTCCCAAACTCAAGTCGTTGCCAAAGAAAGGATTTCCTTCCTCACTTTCAGTACTAAGTGTGACTCGCTGTCCATTACTAGAAGCAAGTTTGCGGAAAAAGCGGGGGAAAGAGTGGCGTAAGATTGCTCACATTTCCTCAGTAGTTATTAATGACGAATTGATCACATGA
- the LOC131662614 gene encoding putative disease resistance protein At3g14460 isoform X2: MEGIQFQRENLLFLSNSVKLLLENHLFTDFADNSRYDFSFLKKTLLDLQDVLLCHDLEKLIPIPAVNLSLDSLRYDVFHLATFFDKIDFSLRYGTFSIKLLKNLVCLNHANDVINYKTKRLIEISLGLSSGEQLAELSLSNSNLDADSSIYGRDADIQKLKHLLFSRDDDDGKIRVISIVGMGGIGKTALAKHLYNHPQVKAKFQVRVWADFSEHVDDFSNYGQIFKTIRESITSQTTRSDTTDINTIYPKFLIVLDGVWNPRFVNLTTLLMDNFNAGETGSRIIVTSRDERIAISMQTFLFVHYLRPLEIEDWLSLFSKYAFGPCHNRQKSHLEEISREIAKKCDGLPLAAVAHGPLLRILLFQDDWNYVLESNVRDVDYEVHASLELSYNFLSNPLKQCFQYCSIFPKKSILEKKTVVQLWIAADLLQSLSEDQEKVGEEYFDELVSRSLIHRRSIGDKERNFEMHNLIHDMATEVSSPYYINMDKHDLHDKVHSLSYNREAYDSYDKFYKLYELKLNGLFTFVALPLQEQLPLCLLSSKVLHDLLPRMKQLLVLSLSNYKSITKFLLLAGCKRLTELPEDMGKLVNLRYLDVSNTALREMPVQIAKLKNLHTLSDFVVSKHNGGLNIGELGKLLHLHGKLSISQLQNVNDSFEVDQANIKMKEQIDELALEWDCDGTTLDSQIQSVVLEKLRPSTNLKSLTIKGYGGINFPNWLGDSLFSNMVHLRISNCNDCLGLPSLGKLGNLKELVIEGMQSVETIGIEFYGSGDSSFQPFPSLESLHFENMQEWKEWDLIGDTATTFPNLKTLSLRKCPKLIVGNITEKFPFLTELELKECPLLVQSMPLSDHVFRQLMFPLNLLQQLTIDGIPSSMSFPTNGLPKTLKFLIISNCENLEFLPREYLSNYTSLEELKISYSCNSMTSFTLGALPVLKSLFIEGCNNLKSISIAEDVSLKSLSFLRSIKIWDCNELESFTLGGLATPNLLYIAMWKCEKLHSLPEAMNSLAGLREMEIDNLPNLQSLVIDELPSSLQKLSVGYVGGIMWNTEPSWEHLTCLSVLRINGDDTVNMLMGPLLPTSLVKLCICGLNDTSIDEKWLQHLTSLQNLEIINAPKLKSLPKKGFPSSLSVLSVTRCPLLEASLRKKRGKEWRKIAHISSVVINDELIT; the protein is encoded by the exons ATGGAGGGTATCCAATTTCAGAGAGAAAATCTGCTGTTCCTCTCAAATTCTGTGAAGCTGTTGTTAGAAAACCATCTTTTTACTGACTTCGCCGATAACTCCAGGTATGACTTTTCATTTTTGAAGAAAACACTGTTGGATCTTCAAGATGTTCTACTTTGTCATGATCTGGAGAAACTCATCCCTATTCCAGCTGTCAACCTATCGCTGGATTCGCTCAGATATGATGTCTTTCATCTTGCTACTTTCTTTGACAAAATCGATTTTTCATTGAGGTATGGTACCTTTAGTATTAAGCTGCTCAAAAATCTTGTTTGTTTAAATCATGCAAATGATGTGATTAATTATAAAACGAAAAGATTAATTGAAATATCACTGGGCTTGAGTTCAGGAGAACAACTAGCTGAATTAAGTCTTTCCAATTCTAATTTGGATGCTGATTCTTCTATTTATGGAAGAGACGCTGATATTCAGAAACTTAAACACCTTTTGTTCTctcgtgatgatgatgatggtaaaaTAAGAGTGATTTCCATTGTTGGTATGGGAGGGATTGGTAAAACAGCCCTTGCCAAACACCTTTACAATCATCCTCAAGTTAAGGCCAAATTTCAGGTAAGAGTATGGGCAGATTTCTCAGAGCATGTTGATGATTTCTCAAATTATGGGCAGATTTTTAAAACCATTCGTGAATCTATTACTTCACAAACAACCAGAAGTGATACAACTGACATCAATACCATTTACCCAAAATTTTTGATAGTACTTGATGGTGTGTGGAACCCAAGATTTGTCAATTTGACAACCTTACTGATGGATAACTTTAATGCTGGGGAAACAGGAAGTAGGATCATTGTAACATCAAGAGATGAAAGAATTGCAATATCCATGCAAACCTTTCTTTTTGTCCACTATTTGAGACCTTTGGAAATTGAAGATTGGTTGTCCTTATTTTCCAAATATGCATTTGGACCATGTCACAACCGACAAAAATCCCATCTAGAAGAAATCAGTAGGGAAATTGCTAAAAAGTGTGATGGATTACCATTAGCTGCAGTAGCACACGGGCCTCTTCTTCGCATCTTATTGTTCCAAGACGACTGGAATTATGTGCTGGAAAGTAATGTTCGGGATGTAGATTATGAGGTGCACGCTTCTCTCGAACTTAGCTACAATTTTCTTTCTAATCCTTTAAAACAATGTTTTCAATATTGTTCAATTTTTCCAAAGAAGTCCATCTTAGAAAAAAAGACGGTAGTTCAGTTGTGGATTGCAGCAGACTTACTTCAATCATTGTCCGAAGATCAGGAAAAAGTTGGAGAAGAATATTTTGATGAACTAGTATCAAGGTCATTGATACATCGGCGATCTATTGGTGACAAGGAAAGAAACTTTGAAATGCACAACTTAATCCATGATATGGCTACAGAGGTTTCATCTCCATACTATATCAATATGGACAAACATGACCTACATGATAAGGTGCATAGCTTATCATACAATAGAGAGGCATATGATTCTTatgataaattttataaattatatgaatTAAAGTTAAACGGCCTGTTTACTTTTGTAGCATTACCATTACAAGAACAATTGCCTCTTTGTTTGCTATCAAGTAAGGTACTACATGACTTGCTTCCAAGGATGAAACAGTTACTGGTGTTGTCTCTGTCAAACTACAAGAGTATCACCAAG TTCTTGTTGCTGGCAGGCTGTAAAAGGCTCACTGAATTGCCGGAGGACATGGGCAAATTGGTTAACCTGCGCTACCTTGACGTTAGTAACACCGCATTGAGGGAGATGCCTGTACAAATAGCAAAACTAAAAAATCTCCACACTTTGTCTGACTTTGTTGTCAGCAAACATAATGGTGGATTGAATATTGGAGAGCTAGGAAAACTTCTCCACCTACATGGAAAACTTTCAATCTCGCAGCTACAAAATGTTAATGACTCCTTCGAAGTAGATCAAGCCAATATAAAGATGAAAGAACAAATAGATGAGTTAGCTTTGGAATGGGATTGTGATGGTACTACTTTAGATTCACAAATTCAAAGTGTTGTGCTTGAAAAGTTGCGACCCTCAACAAATTTGAAAAGTCTCACCATCAAAGGCTATGGTGGAATCAACTTCCCCAATTGGTTAGGTGATTCTTTATTTAGCAACATGGTGCATTTAAGGATCTCGAATTGTAATGATTGTTTAGGGCTTCCATCCCTTGGAAAATTGGGTAATCTGAAAGAACTCGTTATTGAAGGGATGCAATCAGTGGAGACAATTGGTATTGAGTTCTATGGAAGTGGTGATTCTTCATTTCAACCATTTCCCTCTTTGGAGAGTCTACACTTTGAGAATATGCAAGAGTGGAAGGAATGGGACTTGATTGGAGATACGGCTACAACGTTTCCTAATCTAAAAACTTTATCGCTAAGAAAGTGCCCGAAACTGATTGTTGGAAACATAACTGAAAAATTTCCTTTCTTAACTGAACTTGAGTTAAAAGAATGTCCTTTACTGGTACAATCAATGCCATTATCTGATCATGTATTCAGGCAACTGATGTtccctttgaatcttcttcaacagCTGACCATAGACGGCATTCCATCTTCAATGTCTTTTCCAACAAATGGTCTACCAAAAACCTTGAAATTTCTGATAATCAGTAACTGTGAAAATCTAGAGTTCCTTCCTCGTGAATACTTGTCCAATTACACATCGCTTGAAGAATTGAAAATATCTTATAGCTGCAATTCAATGACATCATTTACCTTGGGTGCTCTCCCTGTCCTCAAGAGTCTGTTTATTGAGGGTTGTAACAATCTGAAATCAATATCAATTGCAGAAGATGTGTCACTAAAGAGTCTCTCATTTCTTAGAAGCATCAAAATATGGGATTGTAATGAATTGGAGTCATTTACCCTAGGTGGATTGGCCACTCCAAATCTTCTCTATATTGCAATGTGGAAGTGTGAGAAGCTTCATTCACTACCAGAAGCAATGAACAGTCTAGCCGGCCTTCGAGAAATGGAAATTGATAATCTACCAAACCTTCAATCTTTAGTCATAGATGAGTTGCCTAGTAGTTTACAAAAACTGTCTGTTGGCTATGTTGGTGGGATTATGTGGAATACTGAGCCAAGTTGGGAACATCTCACTTGTCTTTCAGTGTTGCGAATTAACGGTGATGATACGGTGAACATGTTGATGGGGCCACTGCTACCTACATCGCTTGTGAAATTGTGCATTTGTGGTCTTAATGATACAAGCATTGATGAGAAGTGGCTTCAGCATCTCACTTCTCTCCAAAACCTTGAGATTATTAACGCTCCCAAACTCAAGTCGTTGCCAAAGAAAGGATTTCCTTCCTCACTTTCAGTACTAAGTGTGACTCGCTGTCCATTACTAGAAGCAAGTTTGCGGAAAAAGCGGGGGAAAGAGTGGCGTAAGATTGCTCACATTTCCTCAGTAGTTATTAATGACGAATTGATCACATGA
- the LOC131662614 gene encoding putative disease resistance RPP13-like protein 1 isoform X3, giving the protein MGGIGKTALAKHLYNHPQVKAKFQVRVWADFSEHVDDFSNYGQIFKTIRESITSQTTRSDTTDINTIYPKFLIVLDGVWNPRFVNLTTLLMDNFNAGETGSRIIVTSRDERIAISMQTFLFVHYLRPLEIEDWLSLFSKYAFGPCHNRQKSHLEEISREIAKKCDGLPLAAVAHGPLLRILLFQDDWNYVLESNVRDVDYEVHASLELSYNFLSNPLKQCFQYCSIFPKKSILEKKTVVQLWIAADLLQSLSEDQEKVGEEYFDELVSRSLIHRRSIGDKERNFEMHNLIHDMATEVSSPYYINMDKHDLHDKVHSLSYNREAYDSYDKFYKLYELKLNGLFTFVALPLQEQLPLCLLSSKVLHDLLPRMKQLLVLSLSNYKSITKVPKSIGNLLYMQYLNLSHTNIESLPSEICKLYYLQFLLLAGCKRLTELPEDMGKLVNLRYLDVSNTALREMPVQIAKLKNLHTLSDFVVSKHNGGLNIGELGKLLHLHGKLSISQLQNVNDSFEVDQANIKMKEQIDELALEWDCDGTTLDSQIQSVVLEKLRPSTNLKSLTIKGYGGINFPNWLGDSLFSNMVHLRISNCNDCLGLPSLGKLGNLKELVIEGMQSVETIGIEFYGSGDSSFQPFPSLESLHFENMQEWKEWDLIGDTATTFPNLKTLSLRKCPKLIVGNITEKFPFLTELELKECPLLVQSMPLSDHVFRQLMFPLNLLQQLTIDGIPSSMSFPTNGLPKTLKFLIISNCENLEFLPREYLSNYTSLEELKISYSCNSMTSFTLGALPVLKSLFIEGCNNLKSISIAEDVSLKSLSFLRSIKIWDCNELESFTLGGLATPNLLYIAMWKCEKLHSLPEAMNSLAGLREMEIDNLPNLQSLVIDELPSSLQKLSVGYVGGIMWNTEPSWEHLTCLSVLRINGDDTVNMLMGPLLPTSLVKLCICGLNDTSIDEKWLQHLTSLQNLEIINAPKLKSLPKKGFPSSLSVLSVTRCPLLEASLRKKRGKEWRKIAHISSVVINDELIT; this is encoded by the coding sequence ATGGGAGGGATTGGTAAAACAGCCCTTGCCAAACACCTTTACAATCATCCTCAAGTTAAGGCCAAATTTCAGGTAAGAGTATGGGCAGATTTCTCAGAGCATGTTGATGATTTCTCAAATTATGGGCAGATTTTTAAAACCATTCGTGAATCTATTACTTCACAAACAACCAGAAGTGATACAACTGACATCAATACCATTTACCCAAAATTTTTGATAGTACTTGATGGTGTGTGGAACCCAAGATTTGTCAATTTGACAACCTTACTGATGGATAACTTTAATGCTGGGGAAACAGGAAGTAGGATCATTGTAACATCAAGAGATGAAAGAATTGCAATATCCATGCAAACCTTTCTTTTTGTCCACTATTTGAGACCTTTGGAAATTGAAGATTGGTTGTCCTTATTTTCCAAATATGCATTTGGACCATGTCACAACCGACAAAAATCCCATCTAGAAGAAATCAGTAGGGAAATTGCTAAAAAGTGTGATGGATTACCATTAGCTGCAGTAGCACACGGGCCTCTTCTTCGCATCTTATTGTTCCAAGACGACTGGAATTATGTGCTGGAAAGTAATGTTCGGGATGTAGATTATGAGGTGCACGCTTCTCTCGAACTTAGCTACAATTTTCTTTCTAATCCTTTAAAACAATGTTTTCAATATTGTTCAATTTTTCCAAAGAAGTCCATCTTAGAAAAAAAGACGGTAGTTCAGTTGTGGATTGCAGCAGACTTACTTCAATCATTGTCCGAAGATCAGGAAAAAGTTGGAGAAGAATATTTTGATGAACTAGTATCAAGGTCATTGATACATCGGCGATCTATTGGTGACAAGGAAAGAAACTTTGAAATGCACAACTTAATCCATGATATGGCTACAGAGGTTTCATCTCCATACTATATCAATATGGACAAACATGACCTACATGATAAGGTGCATAGCTTATCATACAATAGAGAGGCATATGATTCTTatgataaattttataaattatatgaatTAAAGTTAAACGGCCTGTTTACTTTTGTAGCATTACCATTACAAGAACAATTGCCTCTTTGTTTGCTATCAAGTAAGGTACTACATGACTTGCTTCCAAGGATGAAACAGTTACTGGTGTTGTCTCTGTCAAACTACAAGAGTATCACCAAGGTTCCCAAGTCTATTGGAAATTTGTTATACATGCAATACTTAAATCTTTCTCACACAAATATTGAGAGTTTGCCTTCTGAAATATGCAAGCTTTACTATCTGCAGTTCTTGTTGCTGGCAGGCTGTAAAAGGCTCACTGAATTGCCGGAGGACATGGGCAAATTGGTTAACCTGCGCTACCTTGACGTTAGTAACACCGCATTGAGGGAGATGCCTGTACAAATAGCAAAACTAAAAAATCTCCACACTTTGTCTGACTTTGTTGTCAGCAAACATAATGGTGGATTGAATATTGGAGAGCTAGGAAAACTTCTCCACCTACATGGAAAACTTTCAATCTCGCAGCTACAAAATGTTAATGACTCCTTCGAAGTAGATCAAGCCAATATAAAGATGAAAGAACAAATAGATGAGTTAGCTTTGGAATGGGATTGTGATGGTACTACTTTAGATTCACAAATTCAAAGTGTTGTGCTTGAAAAGTTGCGACCCTCAACAAATTTGAAAAGTCTCACCATCAAAGGCTATGGTGGAATCAACTTCCCCAATTGGTTAGGTGATTCTTTATTTAGCAACATGGTGCATTTAAGGATCTCGAATTGTAATGATTGTTTAGGGCTTCCATCCCTTGGAAAATTGGGTAATCTGAAAGAACTCGTTATTGAAGGGATGCAATCAGTGGAGACAATTGGTATTGAGTTCTATGGAAGTGGTGATTCTTCATTTCAACCATTTCCCTCTTTGGAGAGTCTACACTTTGAGAATATGCAAGAGTGGAAGGAATGGGACTTGATTGGAGATACGGCTACAACGTTTCCTAATCTAAAAACTTTATCGCTAAGAAAGTGCCCGAAACTGATTGTTGGAAACATAACTGAAAAATTTCCTTTCTTAACTGAACTTGAGTTAAAAGAATGTCCTTTACTGGTACAATCAATGCCATTATCTGATCATGTATTCAGGCAACTGATGTtccctttgaatcttcttcaacagCTGACCATAGACGGCATTCCATCTTCAATGTCTTTTCCAACAAATGGTCTACCAAAAACCTTGAAATTTCTGATAATCAGTAACTGTGAAAATCTAGAGTTCCTTCCTCGTGAATACTTGTCCAATTACACATCGCTTGAAGAATTGAAAATATCTTATAGCTGCAATTCAATGACATCATTTACCTTGGGTGCTCTCCCTGTCCTCAAGAGTCTGTTTATTGAGGGTTGTAACAATCTGAAATCAATATCAATTGCAGAAGATGTGTCACTAAAGAGTCTCTCATTTCTTAGAAGCATCAAAATATGGGATTGTAATGAATTGGAGTCATTTACCCTAGGTGGATTGGCCACTCCAAATCTTCTCTATATTGCAATGTGGAAGTGTGAGAAGCTTCATTCACTACCAGAAGCAATGAACAGTCTAGCCGGCCTTCGAGAAATGGAAATTGATAATCTACCAAACCTTCAATCTTTAGTCATAGATGAGTTGCCTAGTAGTTTACAAAAACTGTCTGTTGGCTATGTTGGTGGGATTATGTGGAATACTGAGCCAAGTTGGGAACATCTCACTTGTCTTTCAGTGTTGCGAATTAACGGTGATGATACGGTGAACATGTTGATGGGGCCACTGCTACCTACATCGCTTGTGAAATTGTGCATTTGTGGTCTTAATGATACAAGCATTGATGAGAAGTGGCTTCAGCATCTCACTTCTCTCCAAAACCTTGAGATTATTAACGCTCCCAAACTCAAGTCGTTGCCAAAGAAAGGATTTCCTTCCTCACTTTCAGTACTAAGTGTGACTCGCTGTCCATTACTAGAAGCAAGTTTGCGGAAAAAGCGGGGGAAAGAGTGGCGTAAGATTGCTCACATTTCCTCAGTAGTTATTAATGACGAATTGATCACATGA